The Campylobacter armoricus sequence TAATAAGCCCATCTTTAATTTCAGGAACTTCAGCTTTTAATAGAGCTTCTAAAAATTTAGGACTAGTTCTACTAAGTTCCATTCTTATTCCTGATTTATCAATATACACATGTCTAATAACAGCTTTAATCACATCACCAACTTTAAATTTTTCACCTTTAATGCGGTTTTTTCTTGGTAAATATGCACGAAATTCATCAATTTCTACATAAGTATTTTCTTCGCTATCTACTCTTACTACACTACCAAAAACCATATGTCCTACCATTTTTTGATATTTTTCATAGATTTTTTCTTCTAAAAGTTTTTGGATGTTATATTCTAATTCTTTATGCAAAGTATTTACTGCAGTGCGACCTAAATTTTCTAAAGAACACTCATAAGTTAGCTCATCACCAATCTCTACATCTTTAACCTCAGCTTTTGCTTTACTTAGAGCAATAAAATGTTCATTTTCATTTTTTAATCTTTCATCATTGTCAGCTACTACGATGATTTTTTGATAGAGTTGTAAATTTTTACTTGAATCAACAAAAAATTCATATTTATCACCATAAATTTTCTTAGCAGTATTGATAAGTGCTTTTTTAACTCTTTCCCTTACATCTTCTATTTGTAAATTTTTTTCATTAGCAATGGATTCAATTATATCTGTGATTTTTTCCATAATGACAATACAACCTTAATTTTGGATTTTTATTTTTGAAGAATAAAATTATATCTTTAATAAGTTTAATTAAAAGTAAAATTTGCTATAATTTCAGATTAAAAAAGCTTGAGGATGATGATTATGGATTTAAAAATAGCAAGAACCTCTGTTGATGAAAAGCCAAAAAGTATAAGTTTAGAAAACATTGAAAAGGCTGTAGATAAAGAAGGTCAAAAATTTTTTTATTTTGATAAAGATAATGCTCATAAACAATTAATTGCTTTAGTGGAGCATTTTGAAAAAAAAGGAAAATGTGTTTATCATAGAACAATTAAATATGGTTTAGATGATGCAGATTTTATGTATGAGGTACATATTCTTTGAGTAAAAAGCTTTTTATACAAACTTTAGGTTGTGCTATGAATGTTAGAGATTCAGAGCACATGATAGCTGAACTTAAAGAAAAAGAAAATTATGAATTAACTCAAGATGCCAAAGAAGCAGATTTAATTTTAATCAATACTTGTTCAGTGCGTGAAAAACCTGTACATAAACTTTTTTCAGAAGTTGGAAGTTTTGAAAAAATTAAAAAAAATGGTGCAAAAATAGGAGTTTGTGGATGTACTGCTTCTCATTTAGGAGATGAGATTTTTAAGCGTGCTCCTAATGTGGATTTTGTTTTAGGAGCTAGAAATGTTTCTAAAATTACAAAAGCTATAAATACTCCAAAATTTTTAGGCAATGATATAGATTTTGATGAGAGTAATTATGCTTTTGCAGATTTTAGAAATAGTCTTTATAAAACTTATGTTAATATTTCCATAGGTTGTGATAAGCATTGTACTTATTGTATAGTACCTCATACAAGAGGTGATGAAATTTCTATACCTTTTGAGATTATTAAAAATGAAGCCTTAAAAGCAGTTTCAAATGGTGCTAAAGAAATTTTTTTATTAGGACAAAATGTTAATAATTATGGTAAAAGATTTTCCAATACACACGAGAAGATTAATTTTTCAGATCTTTTGGAAAAATTAAGTGAAATTGAAGGTTTAGAACGAATTCGTTTTACAAGCCCTCATCCTTTACATATGGATGATAGATTCTTAGAAGTTTTTTCTAAAAATCCTAAAGTATGTAAATCAATGCATATGCCTTTGCAAAGTGGTTCGAGTGAAATTTTAAAAGCTATGAAGAGAGGTTATACTAAAGAATGGTATTTAGATAGAGCCTTAAAGCTTCGTTCTATGTGTAAGGATGTGAGTATTTCCACTGATGTGATAGTAGCTTTTCCAGGTGAGAGTGATAAAGACTTCGAAGATACTTTAGATGTGCTTGAAAAAGTAAGATTTGAGCAAATGTTTTCGTTTAAATATTCTAAAAGACCACTAACTAAAGCAGCAACTATGCCAAATCAAATTCCTGATGATATAGCTTCAAAGCGTTTGAGTATTTTGCAAGCTAGGCATACAGAAATTTTAGATGAAATCGTTGCAAAACAAAAAGATAAGGAATTTAAAGTTTTATTTGAAGAGTTAAGAAGTGATGGTTTTGTAGCGGGTAGAAGTGATAATAATTTTTTAATTCAAGTAAAAGGAAGTGAAGAATTATTAGGACAAATGAAAAAAGTTAAAATCACCAATCCTAGGCGTATGGTGTTAAATGGTGAAATCTTTTAAGATTAATCTTCTAGCTTTTGGAATTTTTTTATTACAATGGCTAGTTTTTTTAACTTGTAAAAAAGTTTATTTGGGAAAAGAATTATCACAAAAACCTTGTGTGATACTTTTTTGGCACGGGCGTCTTGCTTTGATGCCATTTGCATATCGTAAAATGGGTATTAAAGGTAAAAAAGCTTATGTGATGATTTCGCACCACAAAGATGGAGAAATCATTGCTAGAAATATAGCTTTATTTGGTTTAAATGCTTTGAGAGGTAGTACCAGCAGGGGTGCTTTATCTTTATTAAAACAAGCTTTTAAAATTTTAGATCAAGGTGATGATATTATTATTACTCCAGATGGTCCTAGAGGACCATATCATAGTCTTTCAGATGGTTCTGTAATGATTGCTTTGAAAAAAAATGTCCCTCTCTTTTTGTTAAATTACGAGGCAAGTTCTTTTTGGGAATTTAAAAGTTGGGATAAAATGATATTACCAAAACCATTTTCTAAAATTACTTATAGATTAAGTGAAGAAATCAAAATAAAAAATTTAAATTTAGAAGAAGCTAAAGTATTGATAAAAGAAAAATTTGATATGATAAGTCAAATAGATAGAGGTTAATACTATGTTATCTTTTTTTAGAAAGTATATATTACAACTTTTGGTTTGTATATGTTATGATGAAAAACAATATATTATAAGATGTCATACTTGGAAAAAATCTCAAGCTATTGATACTTTTGAAAAAAGTTTTGAAGATAAAGAAAAAGCCATAGAATATGTAAAAAATTTAACCAAAGATTTTCAAATTTATTATATAAGCATTTTCTTTACACCTATTGCTCAAGGTATAATTCCAAGTTCAAATTTTAAAGACTTACCTAAATTTGGTGTAGATGAAAATAGTGTTAAATGTGTTTCGTTTAACAATAGCTTATTGTATGCTTCTAGTGTTTCATTACAATCTTGTCAAGAAGATTATGAGAGCTTTGGGGGATTAGATTTAATTTATTCCCCTTTTTCTCTGCTTTATTATTGTATGGAAAACAAGGGATTTGGAGATAAAATTGGGCTTTATGTGTATAGATATCATGATTTTGTTGCTATGTTAATTTGTAAAAATAATTCAATTTTATTTGGTAGTTATTTTAATATTGCTAGTCAAAATTACGAAGATGATGAAGATTTTCTAGATGAAATAAAAGAAGAGTATGCTGCTTTAGATTTAGATGATGAAAATAATAATGAAGAAGAACAAAATTTTGATTTAAAAAGTTTAGAAGAAATGAGTCAAGAACTTGAGAAGATAGATGAATTAGAAGAGCAAGAAGAAATTCCTATGGAGTCTTTAGAGAATTTTAGTTCTGATATGAAAATGATAGAATATATCATTTCCAGTGTAAAAGAATTTTACCAAAATCCCTTGTATGAAAATAACTTTTTAGAAGAAATTATTATATTTGATGAAGAGAGTTTTAGCCATACTTCTTTGGATTATTTAGAAAATGAACTTTTTATCAAGCCAAAGGTAGAGCTTGTAGATACTTTAAATTTAATGAATGAACTTATGGTAAAGGACTTAAAATTATGAAATATAGTCTTGTAAAGCCAAATATAAAACCTGTTTTTAATCTTTTTACGCGTATTTGGATTTATTTTACCGGTATTAGTGTTGGTGTAATATTTATAGTTTTTATAGTAGTTGCATTTAAAAGTTATTATGCGACAATTCAACTTAATAATAAAAAAGAAGAATTGGTTCAAATTATATCTTCAATTAATGCAAATAAACTTAAATACCAAGAATTAGTTAAGCAAAACAATAAAGCAGAGATTGTTTTAGGTGATTTTGAACAAGAAAAAGAAAATGGCAAAAATAGAGTTTTATTAAAAAGTATTCAAAATCTTTTTACTTTAGTTCCTAAAAGTATTTCTTTAGAGGAGGTATTGATGGAAGATAGATCATTGGTTATAAGAGGTATTACTCCTACTAAAGAAATGTTTGCTTTGTTATTAGAAGCTCCATTAAGAAGTATTTTTTCAAATTCTCAAACAAGTTATTATCAATTGGAAAATGGTTGGTATCGCTTTGTTAGTGTAAATATTATTATACCAGAGGAAATGTATGAACAAAAATGATAAAAGTTTAGAAGAAGCTGATATATTAAAAATATTAATTTATTCTTTTTCTTTTGTTGCTATATGTGCTGTATTGATTTTATTTTTAATTATCCCTTTTTTAAAAGATTATAAAATAGAGTATTCAAGATTAGCAAAACAGCAAATTCAAAATACCAAAGCATTAAACGAGCTACAAGCAATAGAAAATGTTATTGCAAAATTCCAAAATACTTATAAGCAAAATTTATCGCAAATTAATACTGATTTTTCTCAAAAAGAATTTATAGATTATATGAAAAACTATTTTGATGATGTTAAAATCAACTTAATTCCCATTAAAATAGAACAAGAGTATTTGAAATATCAATTTAATGTAAATGCAAAAATCAAAAATCCACAAGCCTTTTATTCATTTTTAAAAGATTTACAAAAATATAAAAATTTAATAGAAATTTCAACTCCAGTAGAATTTAAATCAGAGGGAAAACACATAAATCTTAAATTTAAAATCAAAGTGTTTTATGCTCCATCTGTTATTCAAAAATAATGATTTCATTGTTTTGGTAAGGACTTGTATTTTCGTTAGTGTTTGTTTTATTGATAGTTTTTTCTTCATGAGATTCTAGTTTGTCTTCATTTATTTCATGTTCATCTTTGAATTCTTCTATGTTTGTTTTTAAAGTTGATGTGATTTCTTTGTAAAAACTAACAAATACTTTATCTACTTCCAAAGCACTAGCTGCGATACTTTCATTTATTTGTGTTGGAACAGCACTATAAACTTGTCTAAAACTTTCTATGGTAGCATCACCTTTGATGGGATAGTTTAAATTTATTGGTTCGTTTAATTTTGTAGAGCTTGTTGTGGTATTGAATGTTTGGTCTTGTTTTAAATTGATAAAATTGCTTTGAGCTTCTAAAATAATCATAAAAGAAGATTCAATACTATTACCCCCAAGACTTGAATTTCTTGAAACTTTATCTTCATATAAATTTGCACTAATAATAATATTAAAAGTATAATCAGGATTTTCATTATTTATGGTATATCCTTTACTTTGAAGTAGTGTTTTACTATCTTCTAAAAGTTGATTTTTGAGTAATTCTAGGCTTTTATTGATTCTTTGATTTAGAGTAGATTGTTCAAAATAAGAACTATAAAATGTGTTTTTGATGATTTCAATATCAGAAATTTTGACTTTTAGGGCATTTTTATTTGTAATATTGTGTTCTTTAAAAGTACTTTTGAAAGTTGGCATAGAAATATAATAAGTTTTTTGATTACTAGTGCATGCACTAAAAAATAAAACTACACTTACAAGAAATAATATTTTTCTCATATGTTCTCCTTGTGATTTTTATAATTATAACAATTTTTTGCTATATTATGGATTTTACAATAAAGGTATTTTATGGATTTTTGGCAAAATATTTATGCAAATTTTGATGTTGTAGCTTTTGAAATTTTTGGTTTAAAAGTACATTGGTATGGCATTATGTATGTATTAGCTTTGCTTGTAGCATTAATGGTAGCAAAATACTATGCTATTAAAGACAATATGGGAATTTCAAAAGCTATGCTTGATAGTTATTTTATATGGGTAGAAATTGGAGTTATTTTAGGCGCAAGAATAGGTTATATTTTAATCTATGATCCAAATACTTTGTGGTATTTTACACATCCTTGGCAAATATTTAATCCTTTTTATAATGGAGAATTTGTAGGAATTAGAGGTATGAGTTATCATGGTGCTGTTGTGGGATTTTTAATAGCCACTTATGCTTTTTGTAAAAAAAATAAACAAAATTTATGGAAATATTTAGATTTGGTAGCTATTAGTGTGCCATGTGGCTACATTTTTGGGCGTATAGGAAATTTTTTAAATCAAGAATTATTTGGTAGGGCTACTGATATACCTTGGGGCATTTATGTTGATGGAATATTGCGTCATCCTTCACAGCTTTATGAGGCATTTTTAGAGGGTTTTGCTGTTTTTGTCATTTTACTACTAATAAAAAAATATAAAAAATATAATGGGGAATTGATTGCTTATTATACGATTTTTTATGCTCTAGCTCGTTTTATTTGTGAATTTTTTAGAGAACCTGATTTTGGGATAGGTTTTGTTGTATTAAATTTAAGTATGGGGCAAATCCTAAGTATTTTTATGTTTTTATTAGGAGTGTTTTTATCTTTTTATTTAAGAAATATTAAAAGAAATTTATAAATTTTTATTTATTTTAAGAATAAAAGTTTTATAATTGCTCCGATATTTAAAACTTATCAACTTTTTTAAAGGAGTAAATATGAGCCAACTCATTGAAGGTTTTTTAGGCAAGAGTATTGATGGTAAAAAAAGTAAAATACCAGCAAAACTTGACTATATTCAAAGTGCAACAGGCTTAATTTTAGGTTTGTTTATGTGGGCACATATGTTTTTTGTTTCTACCATTTTGGTTAGTGATGATTTTTTTGATTCAGTGGTTCATTTCTTAGAGCTAAAATTTATTATCAATAGTCCTATGATGAGCTATATCACTTCTTTCTTAGCAGCCTGTGTTTTGGTTATTTTCTTTGTTCATGCTGGTCTTGCAATGAGAAAATTTCCAATTAATTTCAGACAATATCAACTTTGTAGAACACATTTAAAATATATGAATCATGGTGATTCATCTTTATGGTGGGTTCAAGCAGCGACTGGTTTTGTAATGTTTTTCTTAGGTTCTGCACACCTAATTTTTGTTATTACTAATGCAGATAAAATTAGTGCTGATATGTCAGGCGATAGAGTTGTAAGCCATTTTATGTGGTTATTTTATATTGCTTTATTAATTTGTGTTGAGTTACACGGAAGTATTGGTCTTTATAGACTTTGTGTGAAGTGGGGTTGGTTTGAAGGAGAAAACGCTAAAGAAAGTCGTAAAAAACTTAAAAAAGCAAAATGGTTTATCAGTATTTTCTTTTTGGTTTTAGGTGTATTAAGCTTAGCTGCTTTTGCAAAAATAGGCTTTAGTAATTACCAAAATAATTCTGTGGCGCAAATAGTAAAAACTTATGATGGAGCTAAATATGAATATACAA is a genomic window containing:
- the nusA gene encoding transcription termination factor NusA: MEKITDIIESIANEKNLQIEDVRERVKKALINTAKKIYGDKYEFFVDSSKNLQLYQKIIVVADNDERLKNENEHFIALSKAKAEVKDVEIGDELTYECSLENLGRTAVNTLHKELEYNIQKLLEEKIYEKYQKMVGHMVFGSVVRVDSEENTYVEIDEFRAYLPRKNRIKGEKFKVGDVIKAVIRHVYIDKSGIRMELSRTSPKFLEALLKAEVPEIKDGLISIYASARIPGERAKIILQTNSSSIDAVGATVGIKGVRINAVSKELKNENIDCIEYSNEMAILITRSLAPAIINSVSIEDKKAIVTLNSEQKSKAIGKSGINIRLASMLLGYEIELNEINNEDKTANQEEAFKNLKALFGEN
- a CDS encoding HP0268 family nuclease, which translates into the protein MDLKIARTSVDEKPKSISLENIEKAVDKEGQKFFYFDKDNAHKQLIALVEHFEKKGKCVYHRTIKYGLDDADFMYEVHIL
- the miaB gene encoding tRNA (N6-isopentenyl adenosine(37)-C2)-methylthiotransferase MiaB, which produces MSKKLFIQTLGCAMNVRDSEHMIAELKEKENYELTQDAKEADLILINTCSVREKPVHKLFSEVGSFEKIKKNGAKIGVCGCTASHLGDEIFKRAPNVDFVLGARNVSKITKAINTPKFLGNDIDFDESNYAFADFRNSLYKTYVNISIGCDKHCTYCIVPHTRGDEISIPFEIIKNEALKAVSNGAKEIFLLGQNVNNYGKRFSNTHEKINFSDLLEKLSEIEGLERIRFTSPHPLHMDDRFLEVFSKNPKVCKSMHMPLQSGSSEILKAMKRGYTKEWYLDRALKLRSMCKDVSISTDVIVAFPGESDKDFEDTLDVLEKVRFEQMFSFKYSKRPLTKAATMPNQIPDDIASKRLSILQARHTEILDEIVAKQKDKEFKVLFEELRSDGFVAGRSDNNFLIQVKGSEELLGQMKKVKITNPRRMVLNGEIF
- a CDS encoding lysophospholipid acyltransferase family protein, with protein sequence MVKSFKINLLAFGIFLLQWLVFLTCKKVYLGKELSQKPCVILFWHGRLALMPFAYRKMGIKGKKAYVMISHHKDGEIIARNIALFGLNALRGSTSRGALSLLKQAFKILDQGDDIIITPDGPRGPYHSLSDGSVMIALKKNVPLFLLNYEASSFWEFKSWDKMILPKPFSKITYRLSEEIKIKNLNLEEAKVLIKEKFDMISQIDRG
- the lgt gene encoding prolipoprotein diacylglyceryl transferase, with translation MDFWQNIYANFDVVAFEIFGLKVHWYGIMYVLALLVALMVAKYYAIKDNMGISKAMLDSYFIWVEIGVILGARIGYILIYDPNTLWYFTHPWQIFNPFYNGEFVGIRGMSYHGAVVGFLIATYAFCKKNKQNLWKYLDLVAISVPCGYIFGRIGNFLNQELFGRATDIPWGIYVDGILRHPSQLYEAFLEGFAVFVILLLIKKYKKYNGELIAYYTIFYALARFICEFFREPDFGIGFVVLNLSMGQILSIFMFLLGVFLSFYLRNIKRNL
- a CDS encoding fumarate reductase cytochrome b subunit yields the protein MSQLIEGFLGKSIDGKKSKIPAKLDYIQSATGLILGLFMWAHMFFVSTILVSDDFFDSVVHFLELKFIINSPMMSYITSFLAACVLVIFFVHAGLAMRKFPINFRQYQLCRTHLKYMNHGDSSLWWVQAATGFVMFFLGSAHLIFVITNADKISADMSGDRVVSHFMWLFYIALLICVELHGSIGLYRLCVKWGWFEGENAKESRKKLKKAKWFISIFFLVLGVLSLAAFAKIGFSNYQNNSVAQIVKTYDGAKYEYTI